The Spodoptera frugiperda isolate SF20-4 chromosome 9, AGI-APGP_CSIRO_Sfru_2.0, whole genome shotgun sequence genome contains a region encoding:
- the LOC118270890 gene encoding protein mab-21, whose amino-acid sequence MLVPPEMMAAQSKLVYQMNKYYNERVANRKAQITKTIHEVCRIVQDVLKEVELQEPRFISSLTDYNGRFDGLEVVSPHEFEIVIYLNQMGVLNFVDDGSLPGCAVLKLSDGRKRSMSLWVEFITASGYLSARKIRSRFQTLVAQACDKCSYRDCVKMIAETTEVKLRIRERYIVQITPAFKCAGLWPRSAAHWPLPAIPWPHPNIVAEVKTEGFDLLSKECLALQGKNSAMEGDAWVLSFFEAENRLLQGGCRRKCLSILKTIRDRHLDLPGNPVTCYHMKTLLLYECEKHPREHEWDEVAIGDRINGIFLQLISSLQCRRCPHYFLPHVDLFKGKSPTALENAAKQVWRLTREMLTNSRAFEKL is encoded by the coding sequence ATGCTCGTGCCTCCTGAGATGATGGCGGCGCAGTCCAAGCTCGTCTACCAAATGAACAAGTACTACAACGAGCGGGTCGCCAACAGGAAGGCGCAGATCACCAAGACCATCCACGAGGTGTGCCGGATAGTGCAAGATGTGCTCAAGGAGGTGGAGCTGCAGGAGCCTCGCTTCATATCCTCGCTCACGGACTACAACGGCCGGTTCGACGGCCTGGAAGTGGTGTCGCCTCATGAGtttgaaatagttatttatttgaatcAAATGGGTGTGCTAAACTTCGTGGACGACGGCTCGCTGCCCGGCTGCGCCGTGCTCAAGCTGAGCGACGGCAGGAAGCGCTCCATGTCCCTGTGGGTGGAGTTCATCACCGCCTCGGGCTACCTCTCCGCCAGGAAGATACGCTCCAGGTTCCAGACCCTGGTCGCACAAGCTTGCGACAAGTGTTCTTACAGAGATTGTGTCAAAATGATCGCAGAGACGACAGAGGTGAAGCTCAGAATTCGTGAGCGATATATTGTGCAAATAACGCCCGCGTTCAAATGTGCGGGGCTGTGGCCGCGCTCCGCGGCGCACTGGCCGCTGCCCGCCATTCCCTGGCCACACCCTAACATCGTGGCTGAAGTCAAAACTGAAGGCTTCGACTTACTGTCAAAGGAATGTCTCGCATTGCAGGGGAAGAACTCTGCAATGGAGGGAGACGCGTGGGTGTTGAGTTTCTTCGAGGCGGAGAACCGTCTGCTGCAGGGTGGATGTCGGCGGAAGTGCTTAAGTATATTAAAGACGATCCGCGACAGACATTTAGACCTGCCCGGCAACCCGGTCACGTGCTACCACATGAAGACGCTGCTGCTGTACGAGTGCGAGAAGCACCCGCGGGAGCACGAGTGGGACGAGGTGGCCATCGGAGACCGCATCAACGGCATCTTCCTGCAGCTGATCTCGTCGCTGCAGTGCCGCCGCTGCCCGCACTACTTCCTGCCGCACGTGGACCTGTTCAAGGGCAAGTCCCCGACGGCGCTGGAGAACGCCGCCAAGCAGGTGTGGCGGCTGACGCGGGAGATGCTGACCAACTCGCGCGCCTTCGAGAAGCTGTGA